The proteins below come from a single Candidatus Methylomirabilis limnetica genomic window:
- the hemG gene encoding protoporphyrinogen oxidase, whose translation MGIEPGNNLKRIVVVGGGIAGLAAAYRLQERHSSELAPCEVMLLEAGSRPGGVIGTTCRDGFILESGPDTLFTDKPWAVDLIRRLDLSDRIIGTSEIHRRTFVAMGKTLHPLPEGFTLLAPTRIWPFLRSGLLTWRGKARMALDLVLPRGQPSPDESLASFVRRRLGAEALERLAQPMIGGIYSADPERLSLQATFPQFLQMEAQHRSLILALRRKRLSASGKTRTKSDSGPRYSLFATLDNGLQALVDALVRRLPAGTVRLGCPVAGIARREKGWTIRLKDGTNIEADGVILAVPAFQTAVLTHDLDGDLARELEAIPYASSVTISLAYRKDAIPHPLDGFGFVVPACEGRTIIACSFSSVKFANRAPAGHALLRTFAGGALQPEPFEWDDERLLTAVRHDLKELLGIETAPLWSHLVRHPQSMPQYHVGHLARLATLERQLRRWPTLKLAGNAYRGVGVPDAIRSGEAAADALLAELTPAQGEGYAGTMLTEPSGACAAGDSLL comes from the coding sequence GTGGGAATAGAGCCGGGTAACAACCTAAAGCGTATCGTCGTGGTCGGGGGCGGCATCGCGGGCCTCGCCGCTGCATACCGGCTACAGGAGCGGCACAGCAGCGAACTGGCGCCCTGCGAGGTGATGCTCCTCGAGGCAGGCTCGCGCCCCGGTGGCGTGATCGGCACAACGTGTCGGGACGGCTTCATCCTTGAATCGGGACCGGATACCTTATTCACTGACAAGCCGTGGGCGGTAGACCTCATCAGGCGCCTCGACCTGAGCGATCGGATCATCGGGACCAGCGAGATCCATCGCCGGACGTTCGTCGCCATGGGCAAAACGCTTCATCCTCTGCCTGAAGGGTTCACCTTGCTGGCGCCAACGCGAATCTGGCCGTTTTTGCGATCGGGGCTGCTCACCTGGCGCGGCAAAGCGAGAATGGCCTTAGACCTGGTCTTACCCCGTGGGCAGCCAAGTCCCGATGAAAGTCTTGCGTCGTTCGTTCGACGTCGTCTGGGAGCGGAAGCGCTCGAACGGCTGGCTCAGCCGATGATTGGAGGCATCTACTCGGCAGACCCGGAACGGTTGAGTCTACAGGCCACCTTCCCGCAGTTTCTGCAAATGGAAGCACAGCATCGCAGCCTCATCCTTGCCCTGCGACGGAAACGGTTGAGCGCCTCTGGCAAAACTCGCACCAAATCCGACAGCGGCCCGCGGTATAGTCTGTTTGCCACGCTGGACAATGGGCTGCAAGCGCTTGTCGATGCCTTGGTGAGGCGGTTACCGGCAGGCACGGTACGGCTTGGCTGCCCGGTCGCCGGGATCGCGCGGAGGGAGAAAGGCTGGACCATACGGCTGAAGGACGGCACTAACATCGAGGCTGATGGGGTCATTCTCGCCGTCCCCGCCTTCCAGACCGCCGTACTAACGCATGACCTTGACGGCGACCTCGCTCGAGAGCTGGAGGCCATCCCCTACGCCTCCTCGGTCACGATCAGCCTCGCCTATCGGAAGGATGCGATTCCCCATCCGCTCGATGGTTTTGGATTTGTTGTGCCGGCCTGCGAGGGGCGCACCATCATCGCCTGCTCTTTTAGTAGCGTGAAGTTCGCCAATCGCGCGCCTGCCGGCCACGCCCTGCTGCGCACCTTCGCGGGCGGGGCACTCCAGCCCGAACCATTCGAATGGGATGATGAGCGGCTGCTTACTGCGGTTCGCCACGACCTGAAGGAGCTCCTGGGGATTGAAACTGCTCCGTTGTGGAGTCATCTGGTACGGCACCCTCAGTCGATGCCACAGTACCATGTGGGGCACCTGGCTCGGCTGGCAACGCTCGAACGCCAGCTTCGCCGGTGGCCAACCCTCAAACTGGCCGGCAACGCGTACCGCGGCGTCGGCGTCCCCGACGCGATTCGTAGCGGCGAAGCGGCTGCTGATGCCCTGCTGGCAGAGTTGACCCCGGCGCAGGGAGAAGGATATGCCGGGACGATGCTGACCGAGCCATCCGGTGCTTGTGCCGCAGGAGATTCTCTCCTATAA
- the hemE gene encoding uroporphyrinogen decarboxylase: MNQIAASQLSGLTGLKVVSFESRLAGAMADLISRQGGTPISAPAVREVPLAENPEALKFARELLAGRIDMIVLLTGVGIRALLTAIEGAYPRAEILAALSRIPTIVRGSKSQTVLRDLGVPITVAVPEPNTWREILSAIDDAAIPLQGRRVAVQEYGRSNPELVAGLAARGASVMRVSVYRWALPEDCGPLRRAIKAITEREVDLVLFTTAVQVDHLLQVAAESGLEESLRAGLQDAVVASIGPTCSRAMREHGLVVDLEPEHPKMGPLILTVARHAHVLRRIKRARVVRGTGCLPAPCEVRQAGEVREDRSAELLQESAFLKACRLEPTPYTPIWIMRQAGRYLPEYREIRGKLSFLELCHRPDLAAEVAVTAVERLGVDAAIIFGDILLVVEPMGVGLEFTKGDGPVIHDPVRSGADLKRLQPVDVQESLSFLFEAVRLARAALPPNIPLIGFAGAPFTLASYLVEGRGSRQYQHTKSLMYRDPGAWHALMERLSDVVSGYLNGQIAAGAQVAQLFDSWVGCLSPDDYREFVLPHTKRVIANLTPGVPVIHFGTDTATLLPLIREAGGNVIGLDWRVDLDEAWARLGHEVGVQGNLDPMVLLAEPDEIRRQAGRILERAAKRPGHIFNLGHGVLPQTPVDHLRALIDYVHEETAR; encoded by the coding sequence ATGAACCAGATTGCTGCTTCCCAGCTTAGCGGCTTGACCGGCCTCAAAGTGGTCTCCTTTGAAAGTCGCCTGGCTGGTGCCATGGCTGACCTGATCAGCCGCCAAGGCGGGACTCCTATCTCCGCGCCGGCTGTCCGAGAGGTTCCGCTCGCGGAAAACCCGGAAGCGTTAAAATTCGCGAGAGAGTTATTGGCCGGTCGGATCGACATGATCGTGCTGTTGACCGGCGTTGGCATCCGCGCCCTACTTACCGCAATTGAAGGCGCCTACCCACGCGCAGAGATCCTTGCCGCGTTGAGCCGAATCCCGACCATTGTCCGCGGTTCAAAATCGCAGACGGTGCTGCGCGATCTGGGCGTCCCGATTACGGTGGCTGTCCCGGAACCGAACACCTGGCGTGAAATTCTGAGCGCTATCGACGACGCAGCGATCCCCCTGCAAGGTCGGCGGGTGGCGGTACAGGAGTACGGACGGAGCAACCCGGAGCTGGTTGCCGGGCTCGCGGCGCGAGGGGCCTCCGTGATGCGGGTCTCCGTCTACCGATGGGCATTGCCAGAGGACTGTGGCCCTCTTCGGCGCGCAATCAAGGCCATCACCGAGCGGGAGGTCGATCTGGTCCTCTTTACCACCGCAGTGCAGGTGGATCATCTGCTGCAGGTCGCAGCGGAATCCGGGTTGGAGGAGTCGCTGCGGGCAGGACTCCAGGACGCGGTCGTCGCGTCAATTGGCCCCACCTGCAGCAGAGCCATGCGCGAGCATGGCCTGGTTGTGGACCTGGAGCCGGAGCATCCGAAGATGGGGCCCCTGATCCTCACTGTCGCACGCCATGCACACGTACTGCGACGGATCAAGCGAGCAAGGGTGGTGCGGGGTACGGGGTGCCTGCCTGCGCCGTGCGAAGTGCGGCAGGCAGGCGAGGTGCGGGAGGACCGATCTGCGGAACTGCTGCAAGAGAGTGCCTTCCTGAAAGCCTGCCGCCTGGAGCCAACGCCCTATACGCCGATCTGGATCATGCGGCAGGCCGGGCGCTACCTGCCGGAGTACCGTGAGATCCGCGGCAAGCTCTCGTTTCTGGAGCTGTGTCACCGGCCGGATCTGGCGGCTGAGGTCGCGGTGACGGCCGTTGAACGCCTTGGGGTGGATGCCGCGATCATCTTCGGGGACATCTTGCTGGTGGTGGAACCGATGGGGGTCGGCCTCGAGTTTACGAAGGGCGATGGCCCGGTCATCCACGACCCGGTGAGATCCGGGGCTGACCTGAAAAGACTACAGCCGGTCGATGTGCAGGAATCGCTGTCGTTCCTCTTCGAAGCGGTGCGCCTGGCGCGGGCGGCCCTTCCGCCTAATATTCCCCTCATCGGGTTCGCCGGGGCGCCGTTTACCCTGGCCTCGTACCTGGTTGAGGGTCGCGGGTCGCGTCAGTATCAACACACCAAATCACTCATGTACCGCGACCCGGGGGCTTGGCATGCTCTGATGGAACGGCTGTCGGATGTCGTATCCGGCTACCTGAACGGCCAGATCGCCGCGGGGGCCCAGGTGGCGCAATTGTTCGATAGCTGGGTCGGCTGTCTCAGCCCGGATGACTACCGCGAGTTTGTCCTGCCCCACACGAAACGCGTCATCGCGAATCTGACGCCGGGCGTACCGGTCATTCACTTTGGGACCGATACGGCCACGCTGCTCCCACTGATACGGGAGGCGGGCGGGAATGTTATCGGGCTGGATTGGCGCGTTGATCTGGACGAGGCGTGGGCGCGTCTCGGGCATGAGGTCGGGGTGCAAGGCAACCTGGACCCGATGGTGCTCCTTGCCGAGCCCGATGAGATTCGCCGCCAGGCCGGACGGATTCTTGAGCGTGCCGCGAAACGTCCGGGCCATATCTTCAACCTCGGTCATGGGGTGTTGCCACAAACCCCCGTGGACCACTTGCGCGCGCTCATCGACTATGTTCACGAAGAGACGGCGAGATGA
- the hemH gene encoding ferrochelatase: MAPPFDAVLMIAFGGPTKPDEVRPFLSNVLRGVPVPPGRLEEVARHYDQLGGRSPITDLTFQQAKSLAALLEREGPRLPVYVGMRYWHPMTSETVEQMVHDNVKRAVGLIMAPHDSGAASWEKSVGTVTDALIAAGPRAPHVDFAQPCYNHPDFIAAVAEQIRLQLQETPPDLRSPLKACGDRRSTWLLFTAHSIPTSMAASSPYVQQLHESCRLVAAALGHPDWSLAYQSRSGDPRQPWLTPDVSDVLRKLKAEGCRSVVLAPIGFVCDNVEVLFDLDVEAKAEADVLGLDLKRANAVNDHPLYIRALADLVRRRVNQS; encoded by the coding sequence GTGGCTCCACCATTCGACGCCGTCCTGATGATCGCCTTTGGAGGCCCTACAAAGCCTGATGAGGTCCGTCCATTTCTGAGCAATGTACTTCGGGGCGTACCGGTGCCACCGGGACGCCTGGAAGAGGTCGCTCGGCACTACGACCAGCTTGGCGGTAGGTCGCCGATAACCGATCTGACCTTCCAGCAGGCAAAGAGCCTGGCGGCTCTGCTAGAGCGGGAGGGGCCGAGACTTCCCGTGTACGTCGGGATGCGATACTGGCACCCCATGACCAGCGAGACGGTCGAACAGATGGTCCACGATAACGTGAAGCGCGCTGTCGGGCTCATCATGGCCCCGCACGATTCCGGGGCAGCGAGCTGGGAGAAATCGGTGGGGACGGTCACCGACGCACTGATAGCTGCAGGGCCCAGGGCGCCACACGTAGACTTCGCCCAGCCCTGCTACAATCACCCGGATTTTATCGCGGCCGTGGCCGAGCAGATCCGCCTGCAACTGCAAGAGACTCCGCCCGATCTCCGTTCCCCGCTTAAAGCATGCGGGGACAGGCGCAGCACATGGCTGCTCTTCACGGCCCATAGTATTCCAACCTCCATGGCCGCATCATCGCCATACGTTCAGCAGTTACATGAATCGTGCCGACTCGTGGCGGCAGCCTTGGGGCACCCGGACTGGTCACTCGCCTACCAGAGCCGCAGCGGCGATCCACGGCAGCCGTGGCTTACGCCTGATGTGAGCGATGTCCTGCGGAAGCTCAAGGCCGAAGGGTGCAGATCGGTGGTACTGGCCCCCATAGGATTTGTGTGCGATAACGTCGAGGTGCTGTTCGATCTGGACGTAGAAGCGAAGGCGGAGGCTGATGTGCTGGGGCTCGATCTCAAGCGGGCCAACGCGGTGAACGATCATCCGCTCTACATCCGGGCGCTGGCAGATCTGGTACGGCGGCGCGTGAACCAGAGCTAG